From one Brevibacterium sp. 'Marine' genomic stretch:
- a CDS encoding 2,3-butanediol dehydrogenase — MRAARFHARKDIRIEDIPEPELRPGTVAIDVAWCGICGTDLHEYLEGPIFVPPAGHPHPISGESAPVTMGHEFSGTITHLGEGVTDLNVGQNVVVEPYIIAEDVDTGPGQSYQLSKDMNFIGLGGHGGGLSEKIVVQRRWVHPIGDIPLDQAALIEPLSVAHHAVVRSDAASGQTAIVGGAGPIGLLTAAVLKAKGLTVYISELSEARKQMALSTGVADEVFDPRESDVAETVRERTGGRGADVGFECSSVPAVLDMLLDAVRPGGVIVNVSIWGHKPEVDMPKLVLKEIDLRGTIGYSGDHPETIRLAAGGTIDLSAFITARIGLDELITGGFDELISNNEHHVKIIVDPRA, encoded by the coding sequence ATGAGGGCAGCACGATTCCACGCTCGCAAAGACATCCGAATCGAAGACATCCCAGAACCCGAATTGCGGCCAGGCACAGTCGCCATCGACGTCGCCTGGTGCGGGATCTGCGGAACCGATCTCCACGAATATCTGGAGGGGCCGATCTTCGTCCCGCCGGCGGGCCACCCGCATCCGATCTCCGGCGAATCAGCCCCAGTGACCATGGGGCACGAGTTCTCCGGCACGATCACCCACCTCGGCGAAGGCGTCACCGACCTGAACGTCGGCCAGAACGTCGTCGTCGAGCCCTACATCATTGCCGAAGACGTCGACACCGGCCCCGGCCAGAGCTATCAGCTGTCGAAGGACATGAACTTCATCGGCCTCGGCGGCCATGGCGGCGGACTGTCGGAGAAGATCGTCGTGCAGCGTCGCTGGGTGCACCCGATCGGCGATATTCCGCTCGATCAGGCTGCGTTGATCGAACCATTGTCAGTCGCCCACCACGCAGTCGTTCGCTCGGACGCCGCATCCGGCCAGACCGCCATCGTCGGCGGCGCAGGACCCATCGGCCTCCTCACTGCCGCCGTCCTCAAAGCCAAAGGACTGACCGTCTACATCTCCGAGCTCTCCGAGGCGCGCAAGCAGATGGCACTCTCAACAGGCGTCGCCGACGAGGTCTTCGACCCGCGTGAGTCCGACGTCGCCGAAACCGTCCGCGAGCGCACGGGCGGACGTGGAGCCGACGTGGGATTCGAATGCTCGTCCGTCCCCGCGGTTCTGGACATGCTCCTCGACGCCGTCCGTCCCGGCGGAGTCATCGTCAACGTCTCCATCTGGGGGCACAAGCCCGAGGTCGATATGCCGAAGCTGGTCCTCAAGGAGATCGACCTGCGAGGAACGATCGGCTACTCCGGCGACCACCCGGAGACGATCAGACTGGCCGCCGGCGGCACCATCGATCTCTCAGCCTTCATCACCGCACGCATCGGCCTGGACGAGCTCATCACGGGCGGCTTCGACGAACTCATCAGCAACAACGAGCACCACGTGAAGATCATCGTCGACCCTCGCGCCTGA
- a CDS encoding heavy metal translocating P-type ATPase, with translation MAHSDHARHDHSGHGDHSGHEAHSGHSGHAGHAGHGDHVAQFRRLFWIMLVIAVPVVAFSPMFGHLVGYAVPDTGILGALRWLSPILGTVMYVWGGKPFLAGGLDEIKGRSPGMMLLIALAITVAFISSWGSSLGLLDPQLDFWWELALLVVIMLAGHWMEMRSLALTTSALDSLAALLPDEAEKIIDGETVSVAPSDLVVGDIVLVRPGASVPADGRIIDGSAHMDESMVTGESATVRRGEGDSVVAGTVAADSGLRVEITAIGDDTTLAGIQKLVSDAQSSSSRAQRIADRASAWLFWFALGAAVITAVVWSLIGMPDSAVVRTITVLVIACPHALGLAIPLVVSIATERAARAGVLVKDRLALETMRTVDSVLFDKTGTLTKGQPTVTAIEVVEGAGATRIESEVLGLAAAAEADSEHPLAAAIVTAAAERGIDVPRASDFSSSPAVGVKAVIAGQTVEVGGPRLLEAHHAPEAKSAEAWRAEGAIILHVLVDGSVVGALQLADEIRPESRDAVDALHAIGAQVVMITGDAEAVAQSVASELGIDRVFAGVHPADKAAKVSELQGEGRRVAMVGDGVNDAPALAQADVGIAIGAGTDVAIGSAGVILASDDPRSVLSIVELSRATYRKMKQNLWWAAGYNLLSVPLAAGVLAPVGFVLPMSVGAILMSISTIVVALNAQLLRRLDLHPQAAVERVRSTS, from the coding sequence ATGGCCCACTCCGATCACGCTCGCCATGACCACAGTGGTCATGGCGACCACTCCGGTCACGAGGCTCACTCCGGCCATTCGGGCCACGCGGGTCATGCCGGCCATGGCGATCACGTCGCGCAGTTCCGGAGGCTGTTCTGGATCATGCTCGTCATCGCCGTGCCCGTCGTCGCATTCAGTCCGATGTTCGGCCACCTCGTCGGATACGCGGTTCCCGACACCGGCATCCTCGGTGCGCTTCGCTGGCTCTCGCCGATCCTCGGCACCGTCATGTACGTCTGGGGCGGAAAGCCGTTCCTGGCCGGCGGACTCGACGAGATCAAGGGGCGCAGTCCGGGCATGATGCTGCTCATTGCTTTGGCGATCACGGTCGCCTTCATCTCCTCCTGGGGGTCGTCGCTGGGCCTGCTCGACCCGCAGCTCGATTTCTGGTGGGAGCTGGCTCTGCTGGTCGTGATCATGCTCGCCGGTCACTGGATGGAGATGCGCTCTCTGGCACTGACCACCTCGGCGCTCGACAGTCTCGCCGCGCTGCTGCCGGATGAGGCCGAGAAGATCATCGATGGGGAGACGGTGAGCGTCGCTCCGTCCGACCTCGTCGTCGGGGACATCGTCCTCGTTCGACCCGGTGCCTCGGTGCCCGCCGACGGACGGATCATCGACGGTTCGGCCCATATGGACGAATCCATGGTCACCGGAGAATCCGCGACGGTCCGACGCGGCGAAGGCGACTCGGTTGTGGCCGGCACCGTCGCCGCCGATTCCGGGCTTCGAGTCGAGATCACCGCGATCGGTGACGACACAACGCTGGCCGGTATCCAGAAGCTGGTCTCCGACGCTCAGAGCTCGTCATCTCGAGCCCAGCGCATCGCCGATCGAGCCTCGGCATGGCTGTTCTGGTTCGCTCTCGGCGCTGCCGTGATCACAGCGGTCGTCTGGTCGCTCATCGGCATGCCGGACTCGGCGGTCGTGCGCACGATCACCGTGCTCGTCATCGCCTGTCCTCACGCCTTGGGCCTGGCCATTCCGCTGGTCGTGTCGATCGCCACCGAACGTGCCGCCCGTGCCGGCGTCCTCGTCAAGGACCGGCTCGCGCTCGAGACGATGCGCACGGTCGATTCCGTGCTCTTCGACAAGACCGGCACCCTGACGAAGGGGCAGCCGACGGTCACCGCCATCGAAGTCGTCGAGGGTGCCGGGGCCACGCGGATCGAGAGCGAAGTGCTCGGCCTGGCGGCTGCGGCCGAAGCCGACAGCGAGCACCCGCTGGCCGCAGCCATCGTCACGGCTGCGGCTGAACGGGGGATCGACGTGCCGAGAGCCTCCGACTTCTCGTCGTCACCTGCGGTGGGGGTCAAGGCCGTCATCGCAGGCCAGACGGTCGAGGTGGGTGGTCCCAGACTGCTCGAGGCGCACCATGCCCCCGAGGCGAAGTCTGCGGAGGCCTGGCGCGCCGAAGGTGCCATCATCCTCCACGTGCTCGTCGACGGATCTGTCGTCGGTGCCCTGCAGTTGGCCGATGAGATCCGGCCGGAGTCTCGCGATGCCGTCGATGCTCTCCACGCCATCGGTGCACAGGTCGTGATGATCACCGGAGACGCCGAGGCGGTCGCGCAGTCTGTAGCCTCCGAGCTCGGCATCGACCGTGTCTTTGCCGGCGTTCATCCCGCTGACAAGGCGGCGAAGGTCTCCGAGCTGCAGGGGGAGGGGCGTCGCGTGGCGATGGTCGGTGACGGTGTCAATGACGCTCCTGCGCTCGCGCAGGCCGATGTCGGCATCGCCATCGGGGCCGGAACCGATGTGGCCATCGGCTCTGCCGGAGTCATCCTCGCTTCCGACGATCCGCGATCCGTGCTCTCAATCGTCGAACTCTCTCGGGCGACCTACCGGAAGATGAAGCAGAACCTGTGGTGGGCGGCCGGGTACAACCTGCTGTCGGTGCCGCTGGCGGCAGGAGTGCTCGCTCCTGTCGGATTCGTGCTGCCGATGAGCGTGGGTGCGATCCTGATGTCGATCTCGACGATCGTCGTCGCCCTCAACGCTCAGTTGCTGCGTCGGCTGGACCTGCATCCGCAGGCGGCTGTCGAGCGAGTGCGCTCCACGAGCTGA
- a CDS encoding VOC family protein, with protein sequence MTTTPIQAPTSTAPQRPAVDEKRLSAATGMDAVTLRVGDLEKMSNYYSNALAMEPLEETARDGEVHRVLGRGTTPLVKLVATPGLPGVDAKQAGLFHTAFLFDTKEALAATVAHAAQNTNSTFVGSSDHLVSQAFYFTDPEGNGIELYVDRARSEWTHSLDGEVQMDTLYLDPNRFLERHLNQDVLANTAAEPGIVGHVHLQVGNIPQAREFYVDALGFEPSLSSMPGVLFAAAGGYHHHVAMNTWNSRGAGPRAASLGLGDVAITVPGREDLDALVARLRTHNLDFADDGRSVRVVDPWGTQVTLATGTSSIDETLAR encoded by the coding sequence ATGACCACCACCCCCATCCAGGCACCAACTTCCACCGCCCCGCAGAGACCCGCCGTCGATGAGAAACGACTCAGCGCGGCCACCGGAATGGACGCGGTGACCCTGCGCGTCGGCGACCTCGAGAAGATGTCGAACTACTACTCGAACGCTCTGGCGATGGAACCACTCGAAGAGACCGCCCGCGATGGCGAAGTCCACCGTGTGCTCGGCCGCGGCACCACTCCCCTGGTCAAGCTCGTGGCCACCCCGGGCCTGCCCGGAGTCGACGCCAAACAGGCCGGCCTGTTCCACACCGCCTTCCTGTTCGACACCAAGGAAGCCTTGGCCGCCACGGTCGCCCACGCCGCGCAGAACACCAACAGCACCTTCGTCGGCTCCAGCGATCACCTTGTCAGCCAGGCGTTCTACTTCACCGATCCCGAAGGCAACGGCATCGAGCTCTACGTCGACCGCGCCCGTTCGGAATGGACTCACTCGCTCGACGGTGAGGTCCAGATGGACACGCTCTACCTTGACCCGAACCGATTCCTCGAACGCCACCTGAATCAAGACGTCCTCGCGAACACTGCCGCCGAACCCGGCATCGTCGGCCACGTCCATCTGCAGGTCGGCAACATCCCTCAGGCTCGCGAGTTCTACGTCGATGCCCTCGGCTTCGAGCCGTCGCTGTCGTCAATGCCCGGAGTCCTCTTCGCGGCGGCGGGCGGATACCACCACCATGTCGCCATGAACACCTGGAACAGCCGCGGTGCCGGTCCTCGCGCGGCCAGCCTCGGCCTCGGGGACGTCGCGATCACCGTTCCCGGACGCGAGGACCTCGACGCGCTCGTCGCTCGCCTGCGCACGCACAACCTCGATTTCGCTGACGACGGACGCTCCGTGCGCGTCGTCGACCCGTGGGGCACGCAGGTGACCCTGGCCACCGGAACCAGCTCCATCGACGAGACACTGGCGCGCTGA
- the rraA gene encoding ribonuclease E activity regulator RraA, giving the protein MTVSTADLWDERGDDLYSIALNFGDFGAKTSFSGPARTIRCFQDNGLVKQTLNQPGDGAVLVIDGDGSIATALMGDMIAEAGVRNGWNGVVINGAIRDREALAEMEFGIKALASNPRKSAKDGAGEIDVTVEIGGATIRPGAMVFADADGVAIEK; this is encoded by the coding sequence ATGACAGTTTCGACAGCAGACCTGTGGGACGAACGCGGCGACGACCTCTATTCGATCGCTCTGAACTTCGGCGACTTCGGAGCCAAGACCTCATTCTCCGGCCCGGCCCGCACGATCCGCTGCTTCCAGGACAACGGACTGGTCAAGCAGACCCTCAATCAGCCAGGCGACGGCGCCGTGCTCGTCATCGACGGTGACGGTTCGATCGCCACCGCCCTCATGGGTGACATGATCGCCGAGGCGGGGGTCCGAAACGGCTGGAACGGCGTCGTCATCAACGGCGCTATCCGCGACCGTGAAGCTCTGGCCGAGATGGAATTCGGAATCAAGGCTCTTGCCAGCAATCCGCGCAAGAGCGCGAAAGACGGTGCCGGTGAGATCGACGTGACCGTGGAGATCGGCGGCGCGACGATCCGCCCAGGAGCGATGGTCTTCGCCGACGCCGATGGGGTCGCCATAGAAAAGTAG
- a CDS encoding D-cysteine desulfhydrase, producing the protein MVALNEIPRRRYTAGPTPLEHLRRLSAELGGPQVWIKRDDRLGLTQGGNKTRKLEFLIADALKQGADTLITVGGVQSNHCRLTLSAARTEGLDCHLIVEEDLGPDGTALGPAGANPPEHTGNFLLFDLLGADSVTVLGHGADLLGEAEILAEKLRDEGRIPYVIPVGGSNPIGALGYVDCAHELLDQFAAVGLDSPTIVTPSGSAGMQAGLVVGLHSEGSTVPIIGINVSRTQAEQEPKIVNLVDSTARFLNLPPVPRDATTGLGDYVGTGYALPTPEMVEAVRLFARTEGILLDPVYTGKAAAGLIDLIRSGRFSSEDAVVFVHSGGVPGLYARTQAFA; encoded by the coding sequence ATGGTCGCCTTGAACGAAATCCCCCGTCGCCGCTACACCGCCGGCCCGACACCGCTCGAGCATCTGCGGCGACTGTCCGCCGAGCTCGGCGGACCGCAGGTCTGGATCAAACGCGACGACCGGCTGGGGCTGACACAGGGCGGGAACAAGACACGCAAGCTCGAGTTCCTCATCGCCGACGCTCTGAAGCAGGGAGCGGACACGCTCATCACCGTCGGCGGGGTCCAGTCCAACCACTGTCGGCTGACCTTATCCGCTGCGCGCACCGAGGGCCTCGACTGTCATCTCATCGTCGAAGAGGACCTTGGTCCCGACGGCACCGCCCTCGGTCCGGCAGGGGCGAACCCGCCGGAGCACACGGGCAATTTCCTGCTCTTCGACCTCCTCGGCGCGGATTCGGTCACCGTACTCGGCCACGGAGCTGACCTCCTCGGCGAGGCCGAGATTCTGGCCGAGAAGCTGCGCGACGAGGGCAGGATCCCCTATGTCATCCCGGTGGGCGGGTCGAATCCGATCGGCGCGCTCGGCTATGTCGACTGCGCCCACGAATTGCTCGATCAATTCGCCGCAGTGGGGCTGGACTCCCCCACGATCGTCACGCCGAGCGGCTCGGCCGGAATGCAGGCAGGACTCGTCGTCGGGCTCCACAGCGAGGGAAGCACTGTCCCGATCATCGGCATCAACGTCAGCCGGACACAGGCGGAGCAGGAACCGAAGATCGTCAACCTCGTCGATTCCACGGCACGGTTCCTCAACCTGCCGCCTGTCCCCCGCGATGCCACGACGGGACTCGGCGACTATGTCGGGACCGGCTACGCCTTGCCGACACCCGAGATGGTTGAGGCCGTGCGACTCTTCGCCCGCACCGAGGGAATCCTCCTCGACCCCGTCTACACCGGCAAAGCTGCGGCCGGCCTCATCGACCTCATCAGATCCGGCCGCTTCTCTTCCGAAGACGCGGTCGTCTTCGTCCACTCCGGCGGAGTCCCCGGACTCTACGCCCGCACCCAGGCGTTCGCCTGA
- a CDS encoding dicarboxylate/amino acid:cation symporter: MPSPAASPAQTSATKTEPSGFLRILRNYRFPIFILTGVVIGAIIGLVFGKRATVIKPFGTLFINMMFTLVVPLVFFSIASAVAGMSSAARLGKIMGSMLGVFAVTGIIASIVMVAALRIFNATAGVEVEMQEPENVEDVGSIGDQLVQTVVVDDFSKILSAEHMLALIVFAVIVGFATSRIGDAGKPFAQFLNSGTEVFLKFTSIIMYYAPIGLGAYFAALIGDLGAQLVGDYVRAFLVYYPVAIAYFILAFTFYSFVSGGRRGVSRFWGNILEPTAISLGTSSSVAAIPANLRAGEKIGVPRDIRETIVPIGATIHMEGSSLSAILKIAFLFAVFQRDFFTPENILIAIAVALLAGMVMAGIPSGGFIGELMIITLYGFPATALPIIQIIGTVIDPPATTVNAVGDQASSMMVARILDGKDWMDRTEDDHDSIP; encoded by the coding sequence ATGCCCTCCCCCGCCGCCTCGCCTGCGCAGACCTCCGCGACGAAGACGGAGCCGTCAGGCTTCCTCCGGATTCTGCGCAACTACCGCTTCCCGATCTTCATCCTCACAGGGGTGGTCATCGGCGCGATCATCGGCCTCGTCTTCGGGAAACGCGCCACCGTCATCAAGCCGTTCGGCACGCTGTTCATCAATATGATGTTCACTCTCGTCGTGCCGCTCGTGTTCTTCTCCATCGCCTCCGCGGTCGCGGGAATGTCCTCGGCGGCGCGACTCGGCAAAATCATGGGCAGTATGCTCGGAGTCTTCGCCGTCACCGGCATCATCGCCTCCATCGTCATGGTCGCCGCGCTGCGCATCTTCAACGCCACCGCCGGCGTCGAAGTGGAGATGCAGGAGCCGGAGAACGTCGAGGACGTCGGGTCCATCGGTGACCAGCTCGTCCAAACCGTCGTCGTCGACGACTTCTCGAAGATCCTGTCCGCCGAGCACATGCTCGCCCTCATCGTGTTCGCCGTCATCGTCGGCTTCGCCACCAGCAGGATCGGCGACGCCGGCAAGCCGTTCGCCCAGTTCCTCAATTCCGGCACCGAGGTGTTCCTCAAGTTCACTTCAATCATCATGTACTACGCCCCGATCGGCCTCGGCGCCTACTTCGCCGCACTCATCGGCGACCTCGGCGCCCAGCTCGTGGGGGACTATGTTCGCGCCTTCCTCGTCTACTATCCGGTGGCGATCGCCTACTTCATCCTCGCCTTCACGTTCTACTCCTTCGTCTCCGGCGGCCGCCGAGGCGTCTCCCGCTTCTGGGGCAATATCCTCGAACCCACAGCGATCTCCTTGGGTACGTCGTCCTCGGTGGCGGCGATCCCAGCGAACCTGCGTGCCGGAGAGAAGATCGGAGTCCCACGGGACATCCGGGAGACGATCGTGCCGATCGGCGCCACGATCCACATGGAAGGATCGAGCCTGTCCGCGATCCTCAAGATCGCCTTCCTCTTTGCCGTGTTCCAGCGCGACTTCTTCACTCCGGAGAATATCCTCATCGCCATCGCCGTGGCGCTGCTGGCCGGAATGGTCATGGCAGGAATCCCCTCCGGCGGCTTCATCGGCGAGCTCATGATCATCACCCTCTACGGCTTCCCAGCAACGGCGCTGCCGATCATCCAGATCATCGGAACCGTCATCGATCCGCCGGCCACCACGGTCAATGCGGTCGGCGACCAGGCGAGTTCGATGATGGTCGCTCGCATCCTCGATGGAAAGGACTGGATGGATCGGACAGAGGACGATCACGATTCGATTCCGTAA
- a CDS encoding acyl-CoA dehydrogenase: MTEQIEGNGVLTTATESILSAKDIEFQLYDWLKVDELCERPRFSDHSREVFDSVLEASEELAKERFATHARKSDLNEPTFDGTAVTLIPEIKSALDQFAGIGLLSATMDESVGGIQLPQTIAKACFAWFQAANIGTASYPMLTMANANLLLEYGTEEQIEKYVVPELDGRFFGTMCLSEPEVGSSLGDVTTKAVPDPDSGDDVFRVHGTKMWISGGDHELSENIVHLVLARAEGDGPGVKGLSLFLVPKYLVNDDGSLGERNDVVLSGLNHKMGWRGTTNTLLNFGEGAHTPAGSAGAVGYLVGERGKGLACMFHMMNEARIGVGAGAVGLGYHGYLDALRYARDRRQGRPDGAKGSDVPTVPIAEHSDVRRMLLSSKSYVEGGLGLILYAARLLDESETAEAQAECDRAALLLDVLTPIVKTWPSVWCLKANDHAIQVLGGAGYTRDHDVEQLYRDNRLNPIHEGTHGIQAKDLLGRKVVMNGGAGLQVLLEQMRETLAEAAGRSTWSAETAALRKAVDRIESVTATVWSSGDPAAALDNAWTYLEAVGHTVMAWLWLQQGMAAEATAGEHGESAFLNGKIAAARYFFAHELPQTGPWFDLVESRVTTFADLDDTWL, translated from the coding sequence GTGACCGAACAGATTGAAGGCAATGGCGTCTTGACGACTGCGACAGAATCCATCCTCTCCGCCAAGGACATCGAGTTCCAACTCTATGACTGGCTCAAGGTCGACGAACTCTGCGAACGTCCTCGCTTCTCCGATCATTCTCGTGAGGTCTTCGATTCCGTGCTCGAAGCCAGCGAGGAGCTTGCCAAGGAACGGTTCGCCACTCATGCACGCAAGTCCGACCTCAACGAGCCGACTTTCGACGGTACCGCGGTGACGCTGATTCCTGAGATCAAGTCTGCGCTCGACCAGTTCGCCGGCATCGGCCTGCTGTCGGCGACGATGGATGAGAGCGTCGGCGGCATTCAGCTGCCGCAGACGATCGCGAAGGCCTGCTTCGCCTGGTTCCAGGCGGCCAACATCGGCACCGCCAGCTACCCGATGCTGACCATGGCCAATGCCAATCTGCTGCTCGAATATGGAACCGAGGAGCAGATCGAGAAGTACGTTGTGCCCGAGCTCGATGGCCGGTTCTTCGGCACCATGTGCCTGTCCGAACCCGAGGTCGGCTCCTCATTGGGTGACGTCACGACGAAAGCTGTACCGGATCCCGACAGCGGCGACGATGTCTTCCGTGTCCATGGGACGAAGATGTGGATCTCGGGTGGCGATCACGAACTCTCGGAGAACATCGTCCACCTTGTCCTGGCCCGTGCCGAGGGCGACGGGCCAGGGGTCAAGGGGCTGAGTCTGTTCCTCGTTCCGAAGTACCTCGTCAACGACGATGGCAGCCTCGGCGAACGCAATGACGTCGTGCTGTCGGGACTCAACCACAAGATGGGATGGCGCGGAACGACGAACACGCTGCTCAACTTCGGCGAGGGGGCGCACACCCCGGCCGGTTCTGCCGGTGCGGTCGGCTACCTTGTGGGGGAGCGGGGCAAGGGGCTGGCCTGCATGTTCCACATGATGAACGAGGCCCGCATCGGTGTCGGTGCCGGTGCGGTCGGGCTGGGCTACCACGGGTACCTCGATGCCCTCCGCTATGCCCGCGACCGCCGTCAGGGTCGTCCCGACGGTGCCAAGGGATCCGATGTTCCGACGGTCCCGATCGCCGAGCACTCCGATGTCCGTCGCATGCTCCTGTCGTCGAAGAGCTACGTCGAGGGCGGGCTCGGACTCATCCTCTATGCCGCACGTCTGCTCGACGAATCCGAAACCGCTGAGGCCCAGGCGGAGTGCGATCGTGCCGCACTGCTGCTGGACGTGCTCACGCCGATCGTCAAGACCTGGCCGAGCGTGTGGTGCCTGAAGGCCAACGACCACGCCATCCAGGTTCTCGGCGGGGCCGGTTACACCCGCGATCACGATGTCGAACAGCTCTACCGTGACAATCGGCTCAACCCGATCCACGAGGGCACGCATGGCATCCAGGCCAAGGATCTTCTCGGTCGCAAGGTCGTCATGAACGGTGGTGCGGGTTTGCAGGTGCTGCTGGAGCAGATGCGGGAGACCCTCGCCGAGGCGGCCGGCCGTTCGACTTGGTCCGCTGAGACCGCAGCGCTGAGGAAGGCCGTCGATCGCATCGAATCCGTGACCGCGACGGTATGGTCGAGCGGGGATCCTGCGGCGGCGCTCGACAACGCGTGGACCTATCTGGAAGCAGTCGGACACACCGTGATGGCGTGGCTGTGGCTGCAACAGGGAATGGCGGCCGAAGCGACCGCGGGCGAACACGGCGAGTCGGCGTTCCTCAACGGCAAGATCGCCGCGGCGCGGTACTTCTTCGCCCACGAACTGCCGCAGACCGGACCGTGGTTCGATCTTGTTGAAAGCAGAGTGACGA